A window of the Zeugodacus cucurbitae isolate PBARC_wt_2022May chromosome 2, idZeuCucr1.2, whole genome shotgun sequence genome harbors these coding sequences:
- the LOC105213168 gene encoding uncharacterized protein LOC105213168: MIFAEPYNANNFINNLKNGFDKEEDIDDNNEDEGGNNDEANSNSEQFIRLTDMVRKHYCNYLEKQLLENIQTWHANITQTYDEASNFELTIEKAALQECCRLLEDRALKACMHARRYQRTMLKIIAEVRRNTQENRLEDKLKKFIDANEGKFPLCAHKQKATQTDESIFSLDYHPKSSTTDNYNNIGSSPCSLSLEQKIEMFQNRLNQENVAKVTAAHKMCNPRSSRRTPHKLSRKQRLNHSSNNKITRDISFHEQNKKNMSSLDLELESIKDNLNIEHVSTPTKLQEDANINKCTVTSNCTPTLHSHTDSIVLEHDDEIAKELEQLFSEEKSELEELLGLNSHSELDDPQVRSVLEEIENATLLHDIKENNSFERRQSINCNTVKKASPINMASPSHQHLSLPCHTERPVLNMRHSLWPCELYMQRRRLSESLSRLLEEDFRWHDLIKWKFQTIFGDDSDDEFATCSPSIELNEVLICSCIRRISPWMVKHLMKPMRAGLIANRFLFKKLAKRLSHSIVLENQYPDERFIKHAVEEYFCLHQAVVSLEDLANMPNLNAINDNLNF; encoded by the exons atgatttttGCGGAACCTTACAACGCCAATAATTTCATCAATAATCTTAAAAATGGATTCGACAAGGAAGAAGATATCGATGATAACAATGAAGATGAAGGAGGCAACAATGACGAGGCGAACAGTAATTCGGAACAGTTTATCCGCCTGACAGACATG GTTCGTAAGCACTACTGTAACTATTTGGAGAAGCAACTGCTCGAAAATATACAGACTTGGCACGCAAATATTACTCAAACCTATGATGAGGCCTCCAATTTTGAGCTAACCATAGAAAAGGCTGCACTGCAGGAGTGCTGCCGTTTGCTTGAGGATAGGGCATTGAAGGCATGTATGCATGCACGTCGCTACCAACGCACTATGCTAAAGATA ataGCAGAAGTTCGCCGCAATACACAAGAAAATCGTTTGGaagataagttaaaaaagtttattGATGCGAATGAAGGAAAGTTCCCTTTATGTGCTCATAAACAAAAAGCGACACAAACTGATGAAAGCATCTTCTCCCTTGATTATCATCCTAAAAGTTCAACAACGGATAACTACAACAATATTGGCAGTAGTCCTTGTAGCTTATCGTtggaacaaaaaatcgaaatgtttCAAAATCGTCTCAATCAAGAAAATGTAGCTAAAGTTACAGCCGCACATAAAATGTGTAACCCAAGGTCATCACGACGCACGCCTCATAAACTTTCAAGGAAACAACGCCTCAATCATAgtagcaacaataaaataacacgAGACATAAGTTTTCATgagcaaaataaaaagaatatgtCTTCCCTAGACTTAGAGTTAGAATCAATTAAAGACAATTTAAACATTGAACATGTGTCAACTCCGACAAAGCTTCAGGAGGATGCTAACATAAACAAATGTACTGTAACAAGCAATTGCACGCCGACATTGCACTCTCATACTGATAGCATTGTACTAGAACACGATGATGAAATCGCTAAGGAATTAGAGCAACTATTTAGCGAAGAAAAGTCCGAATTGGAGGAATTACTTGGTCTCAATTCGCATTCGGAACTGGATGATCCACAGGTACGCAGTGTATTGGAAGAGATTGAAAATGCAACATTACTACACGacataaaagaaaacaattcgTTTGAGCGTCGCCAATCTATAAATTGTAACACGGTTAAGAAAGCATCACCAATTAATATGGCTAGTCCATCACATCAACATTTATCCTTACCATGCCATACAGAGCGACCAGTTTTAAATATGCGGCACAGTTTGTGGCCTTGTGAACTGTATATGCAACGGCGTCGTTTATCGGAGTCATTAAGTCGATTACTTGAAGAAGATTTTCGTTGGCATGACCTCATCAAATggaaatttcaaacaattttcggtGACGATAGCGATGACGAATTTGCGACCTGCAGCCCATCGATTGAACTAAACGAAGTGCTCATCTGCAGTTGCATTCGGCGTATCTCGCCATGGATGGTGAAACATTTAATGAAACCGATGCGTGCTGGTCTCATAGCCaatcgttttttatttaaaaaattggcaAAACGTTTATCGCATTCTATAGTTTTGGAAAATCAATATCCAG ATGAACGTTTTATAAAACACGCAGTAGAGGAATACTTTTGCCTGCATCAGGCTGTCGTCAGTTTGGAGGACTTGGCGAATATGCCCAACCTAAATGCAATCaatgataatttaaatttttaa
- the LOC105213167 gene encoding E3 ubiquitin-protein ligase Iruka — protein MAEAVIDERAPLPTRFYCHVCSMEVNIPNTDFTCPHCSGGFVEELPSVPNTASGSSSSTSSSTYGPSNRNSDALGLNHLVDIDAIRGEIETLLMSRNGPIEIAIGPANRRSSMLLGSGGGATSSGSNSGASGGPGGGRVHPPNLGSLDTVLLDFLQSLSGGDDGYFGTAPMFFMGNPGDYAWGREGIDTIVTQLLNQMETSGPPPLPKEKIDEIPKVHVTSDDVNRKTQCSVCWEDFRLNEIVRRLPCLHIYHENCIVPWLDLHGTCPICRKSLSDEEIINEGVLANTDVGVMDSSMTEVQQADDTVMENDVLNVEPHITHNSDPQPRNNNTGSDSSQTGNQQQGNVFGFDDSVVDLD, from the coding sequence ATGGCCGAAGCTGTGATTGATGAACGTGCGCCACTACCAACTCGATTTTATTGTCATGTGTGTAGTATGGAAGTAAACATTCCAAATACAGACTTCACCTGCCCTCATTGCTCTGGTGGATTTGTGGAAGAGCTACCATCTGTACCCAATACTGctagtggcagcagcagcagtacatCAAGCTCAACGTATGGCCCTAGCAATAGAAATTCTGATGCACTTGGTTTAAATCATTTAGTTGATATAGATGCAATACGGGGGGAAATAGAAACACTTCTAATGTCCCGCAACGGTCCCATTGAAATAGCTATAGGGCCGGCGAATAGGCGTAGTAGCATGCTTTTGGGAAGTGGAGGAGGTGCTACCAGTTCAGGAAGCAATAGCGGAGCAAGTGGTGGTCCTGGGGGAGGCCGAGTACATCCACCAAATCTCGGAAGTTTAGACACTGTACTCCTAGATTTTTTGCAATCTCTCTCAGGAGGTGATGATGGTTACTTTGGTACTGCACCAATGTTTTTTATGGGAAATCCTGGAGACTATGCCTGGGGTCGTGAGGGTATAGATACAATTGTTACTCAACTACTCAACCAAATGGAAACGTCCGGTCCGCCACCTTTGCCAAAAGAGAAAATAGACGAAATCCCCAAGGTACATGTAACCTCCGATGATGTAAATCGTAAAACTCAGTGCTCAGTGTGCTGGGAAGATTTCCGTCTAAATGAGATTGTGCGAAGGCTCCCATGCTTGCACATATATCACGAAAATTGCATTGTACCGTGGTTAGACCTACATGGTACATGTCCAATTTGTCGCAAATCTTTAAGCGATGAAGAGATCATAAATGAAGGTGTTTTGGCAAACACCGATGTTGGTGTTATGGACAGCAGTATGACAGAAGTACAACAAGCTGATGATACCGTAATGGAAAATGATGTCTTAAATGTTGAACCTCATATTACCCACAATAGTGACCCTCAACCAAGAAACAATAATACAGGCAGTGATTCTAGTCAAACTGGAAACCAGCAACAAGGCAATGTGTTTGGATTTGATGATAGCGTCGTAGATTTAgactaa
- the LOC105213165 gene encoding proteasome subunit beta type-3 — translation MSIMAYNGGCLVAMRGKNCVAIATDHRFGIQAQTISTDFEKVFQVNPRTFLGLVGLQTDILTVHDRIMFRKKLYEDRENREMTPEPFSAMISNFLYEHRFGPYFIEPVIAGLHPKTLEPFICNMDLIGCPNKPDDFVVAGTCSEQLYGMCETLWKEDLEPAELSEVISQAIVSAFDRDAISGWGATVYIIEKDKITKKQIKTRMD, via the coding sequence ATGTCGATTATGGCTTATAATGGTGGGTGTCTCGTCGCCATGCGCGGGAAAAACTGTGTAGCTATTGCAACTGACCATCGGTTTGGTATACAAGCTCAAACTATTAGCACAGACTTTGAGAAAGTGTTTCAAGTTAATCCCCGTACATTTTTGGGACTTGTTGGTTTGCAGACGGATATACTAACTGTGCATGATCGAATCATGTTTcgcaaaaaattatatgaagatAGAGAAAATCGTGAGATGACACCGGAACCATTTTCCGCTATGATATCTAATTTCTTATACGAACATCGATTCGGTCCATATTTCATTGAACCAGTAATTGCCGGCTTACATCCAAAAACTTTGGAACCATTTATATGCAACATGGACCTTATTGGATGTCCAAATAAACCAGATGACTTCGTAGTTGCAGGTACTTGTTCGGAACAACTTTATGGTATGTGTGAAACATTATGGAAGGAAGATCTGGAGCCCGCAGAATTATCAGAGGTGATATCTCAGGCTATAGTCAGCGCATTTGATCGTGACGCTATTAGCGGTTGGGGTGCGACTGTTTATATTATTGAAAAggataaaattactaaaaaacaaatcaaaacacGTATGGATTAG
- the LOC105213163 gene encoding proteasome subunit beta type-3-like, giving the protein MGEDLKISEQLPMCQIAVCCDNGLVIAGSLYSRGGEKFKHMNGDLHLISSRTFLGLCGNEGDCSRLLEHVKLRKELYENNENREMVPEVIAIVISNFLYEHRFGSYSVEAMIVSLHPKTSKPYICNIDPIGGINVRNDFVAIGGLNEMDRNYLSTIHREENDIVKAFSEAVISCEREIIKKNLATLKYNKNDVLAENIKAMRYGVSLIIIESNGIKKKDTYEKIESVRSNSRDPRNRGSNE; this is encoded by the exons atgggagaagatttgaaaa tcagCGAACAGTTACCTATGTGCCAGATTGCAGTGTGTTGTGATAATGGCTTAGTGATTGCCGGCTCTTTGTACAGCAGGGGTGgagaaaaatttaaacacaTGAATGGTGATTTGCATCTTATAAGTTCACGAACTTTTCTAGGCCTATGTGGTAATGAAGGCGATTGTAGTCGCCTATTAGAACACGTTAAATTGCGTAAAGAGttgtatgaaaataatgaaaaccgTGAAATGGTACCGGAGGTTATTGCTATTGTgatatctaattttttatatgaacacCGCTTTGGTTCCTACAGTGTGGAAGCAATGATTGTAAGTTTGCATCCTAAGACATCAAAACCCTACATTTGCAATATTGATCCAATTGGTGGTATAAATGTAAGAAATGACTTCGTAGCTATTGGAGGTTTGAATGAAATGGATAGAAACTATCTCAGCACAATTCATCGGGAAGAGAACGATATAGTGAAGGCTTTTTCAGAAGCTGTAATTTCTTGTGAACGAGAAATAATTAAGAAGAATTTAGCAAcactgaaatataataaaaatgatgtTCTCGCTGAAAACATTAAAGCAATGCGTTATGGCGtatctttaattattattgaaagtaatggaattaaaaaaaaggatACATATGAGAAAATCGAAAGTGTTCGTAGTAACTCTAGGGATCCACGCAATAGAGgatcaaatgaataa